One region of Glycine max cultivar Williams 82 chromosome 9, Glycine_max_v4.0, whole genome shotgun sequence genomic DNA includes:
- the LOC100789818 gene encoding polygalacturonase — MAHYTHHFILLFLATISFFSFTFSKDAPSINVLSFGAKPNGNFDSTTSFVKAWSSACKSKEPATFYVPKGFFLLKQVIFEGPCSSNIKFRIAGTIVAPSDYSSLGNKSGFWIMFRNLNGFSVQGGTFDGKGDSYWRCRKSGSSCPAGARSITFSSCNDVKVRGLTSLNSQSMHIAVEQCKNILFKDVNIKAPSTSPNTDGIDVTLSTGVTVIDATIRTGDDCIALIQGSTNVWIERVTCGPGHGISIGSLGTSEDEAGVQNVTVINSIFDGTQNGVRIKSWAKPSNGYASDIVFRNLTMLNAYNPIIIDQKYCPGDKNCPQQNSGVKISKVSYEHIRGTSACPQAINFDCSKSNPCEGIKLQDIDLVYDNGSSTSTCKNADGITRGEVIPKSCL; from the exons ATGGCTCATTATACACATCATTTTATCCTACTCTTTCTAGCCACCAtcagttttttttcatttactttttctaAAGATGCTCCCTCTATCAATGTGCTTAGCTTTGGGGCTAAACCCAACGGCAACTTCGACTCTACCACATCCTTTGTTAAGGCATGGTCTTCGGCATGCAAATCAAAAGAACCAGCCACGTTTTACGTaccaaaaggattttttttgttaaaacaaGTGATATTTGAGGGTCCTTGCTCGAGCAATATCAAATTTCGAATTGCTGGCACTATTGTTGCCCCTTCAGATTATAGTTCCCTTGGTAATAAATCTGGATTTTGGATCATGTTCAGGAATCTTAATGGATTTTCAGTACAAGGTGGGACTTTTGATGGAAAGGGTGATAGCTATTGGCGTTGTAGAAAATCTGGATCGAGTTGTCCTGCTGGAGCAAGG TCCATAACTTTCAGTTCGTGCAACGATGTGAAGGTTAGAGGattaacatcattaaatagcCAGTCAATGCACATTGCAGTGGAGCAATGCAAAAACATTTTGTTTAAAGATGTGAATATCAAAGCTCCTAGTACGAGCCCGAATACAGATGGAATCGATGTGACACTTTCAACGGGGGTTACTGTAATCGATGCCACCATACGCACCGGTGATGATTGCATAGCCTTAATCCAAGGTAGCACCAATGTGTGGATCGAGCGCGTCACTTGTGGCCCCGGACATGGCATTAG CATTGGGAGCTTGGGCACCTCTGAGGATGAGGCTGGAGTACAAAACGTGACAGTGATCAATTCAATCTTCGACGGAACACAAAATGGGGTTAGGATAAAATCGTGGGCAAAACCAAGCAATGGATACGCAAGTGACATTGTGTTCAGGAACCTCACCATGCTAAATGCCTACAACCCTATCATTATTGATCAAAAATATTGCCCCGGTGACAAGAATTGTCCTCAGCAG aattctGGGGTGAAGATAAGCAAAGTATCATATGAACATATAAGAGGAACTTCAGCATGCCCACAAGCAATAAATTTCGATTGCAGCAAAAGCAACCCATGTGAGGGCATCAAACTGCAAGACATAGACCTCGTTTATGACAATGgatcatcaacatcaacttGTAAGAATGCTGATGGGATTACCCGCGGAGAAGTCATCCCAAAGAGTTGTCTTTGA